One window from the genome of [Clostridium] celerecrescens 18A encodes:
- a CDS encoding ADP-dependent glucokinase/phosphofructokinase, whose amino-acid sequence MKIEEKYIETYEKMELLIEARIKNNAFTALGYTSNLDVLCDFQIETFNQLLNRYLPNADLVKMKAAKEITSMDEFLETIVFYCRHGIGGEVDISDFHIISDTFAIKEGMGGTATQGAMALAAVGCPSIVHLTDDSKEVCDILNSPYIYTVSKDGVMVHTDQIQQTAEQEIHYIIQFKKGDIICLGSRKITIPTSNRLIITKITVNEMLPFSASYFSYIEAHAADIKSNVLSSFNAIQDKDILEQRLAYVKEHIKKYKANNKNGIIYFEDAHYHNKEVRQLCLETLYPYIDILSLNEEELEYTLNMYDFPIVTDDIFSCIRGASYIKERYSVKKGVIVHTKNYSMYLGKTLNADIEKGLMLGNMLATAKAVNGWYGTKEQIGEVIKLPLSEKGIRYRELILNEHFTCEVILVPSKYIDKPKYTIGLGDSFVAGVQMCFE is encoded by the coding sequence GTGAAGATCGAAGAAAAGTATATTGAAACATACGAAAAAATGGAGCTGCTGATTGAAGCCAGAATTAAAAACAATGCTTTTACAGCTCTGGGTTACACGAGTAATCTGGATGTTTTGTGTGATTTTCAAATAGAAACATTCAATCAACTTCTGAACAGATATCTTCCGAATGCTGATTTGGTCAAAATGAAAGCGGCAAAAGAGATAACCAGCATGGACGAATTCTTAGAAACTATTGTATTTTATTGCAGACATGGAATTGGCGGAGAAGTAGATATTTCAGATTTCCATATTATCAGTGATACTTTTGCAATAAAAGAGGGCATGGGCGGAACTGCAACCCAGGGGGCCATGGCTTTGGCTGCAGTAGGATGTCCTTCCATTGTCCATTTAACGGATGATTCGAAAGAAGTATGTGATATTTTAAATTCCCCATATATTTATACGGTCTCCAAAGATGGAGTAATGGTCCATACGGATCAGATCCAGCAGACAGCGGAGCAGGAAATACACTACATCATTCAATTTAAAAAGGGTGATATAATCTGTCTTGGCAGCCGGAAGATTACAATTCCAACATCAAATCGGCTGATCATAACCAAAATTACGGTAAACGAGATGCTTCCCTTCTCGGCTTCCTATTTTTCCTACATAGAAGCTCATGCAGCAGATATTAAAAGCAATGTTCTGTCAAGCTTTAATGCAATTCAGGATAAAGATATTTTAGAACAAAGGCTGGCTTATGTAAAAGAGCATATCAAAAAATATAAAGCAAATAATAAAAATGGGATTATCTATTTTGAAGATGCACATTACCATAATAAGGAGGTCCGGCAGCTATGCCTGGAGACACTTTATCCATACATTGATATTTTGAGCTTAAATGAAGAAGAATTGGAATATACCCTAAACATGTATGATTTTCCCATAGTAACCGATGATATCTTTTCCTGTATCAGGGGAGCATCTTATATTAAGGAAAGATATTCCGTAAAAAAAGGGGTAATTGTACATACCAAGAATTATTCTATGTATCTTGGAAAAACGTTGAATGCAGACATTGAAAAAGGCTTAATGCTTGGCAACATGCTGGCGACTGCAAAAGCGGTCAATGGCTGGTATGGAACAAAAGAGCAGATCGGAGAAGTCATAAAGCTGCCATTAAGTGAAAAAGGAATCAGATACAGGGAATTAATATTAAATGAGCATTTTACCTGCGAGGTCATTTTAGTTCCGTCTAAATACATTGACAAACCAAAGTATACCATTGGATTGGGGGATTCTTTTGTTGCAGGTGTCCAGATGTGTTTTGAATAA
- the hpf gene encoding ribosome hibernation-promoting factor, HPF/YfiA family — protein sequence MRFTITGRNIEVTPGLREAVEDKLGKLDRFFAPATEATVRLSVQKEIQKIEVTIPVKGHIIRAEESSTDMYVSIDLVEEILERQLKKYKNKLINKKLNAPSFSTAFLEDDAQPDDHVEIVKSKKFAIKPMDPEEACVQMELLGHSFYVFLNADTEEVNVVYKRKGGSYGLIEPEF from the coding sequence ATGCGTTTTACAATTACAGGGAGAAATATTGAGGTAACACCGGGATTACGCGAAGCAGTCGAGGACAAGCTTGGAAAGCTGGACCGTTTCTTCGCTCCTGCGACAGAAGCTACAGTAAGACTCAGCGTGCAGAAAGAAATTCAGAAAATCGAAGTAACTATTCCAGTGAAAGGACATATAATCAGAGCAGAAGAATCCAGTACAGACATGTACGTTTCCATTGATCTTGTGGAAGAGATCCTGGAACGCCAGCTGAAAAAATATAAGAACAAATTAATCAACAAAAAACTGAATGCCCCTTCCTTTTCAACAGCTTTTCTGGAAGATGATGCCCAGCCAGATGATCATGTAGAAATCGTTAAGTCAAAGAAATTTGCCATAAAGCCCATGGATCCGGAAGAAGCCTGTGTTCAGATGGAACTTCTTGGTCATAGCTTCTACGTATTCTTAAATGCGGATACAGAGGAAGTCAATGTGGTTTATAAAAGAAAAGGCGGCTCCTACGGCCTGATTGAACCAGAATTTTAA
- a CDS encoding D-lyxose/D-mannose family sugar isomerase — translation MKRSEINQVIKDMEQLIKEHKFEIPPFAKWSAREWSDKGHEYDEIRDNKLGWDITDFGLGRFDQVGFSLLTIRNGNLTMDQYKKNYAEKLLMLYEGQSAAMHFHWNKMEDIINRGGNDVYITVYNGAEDGRILQTDVTVSMDGKLSIVAAGTKVKLSPGESITITPYLYHDFLVPATGGSVLLGEVSMCNDDENDNRFADASVGRFPEIEEDELPYRLLCNEYPI, via the coding sequence ATGAAACGATCAGAAATCAATCAAGTAATTAAAGATATGGAACAACTTATCAAGGAACATAAATTTGAAATACCCCCTTTTGCAAAATGGTCTGCCAGGGAGTGGTCAGATAAAGGACATGAATATGATGAAATCAGGGATAATAAATTGGGATGGGATATTACAGACTTTGGCTTGGGGAGATTTGACCAGGTTGGTTTCTCCCTGCTTACGATCCGGAATGGTAATCTGACCATGGATCAGTATAAAAAAAACTATGCGGAAAAATTACTGATGTTGTATGAAGGGCAATCAGCTGCAATGCATTTTCATTGGAACAAGATGGAGGACATTATTAATAGAGGCGGAAATGACGTGTATATTACTGTGTATAACGGGGCAGAAGATGGGAGAATTCTCCAAACGGATGTGACTGTTTCTATGGATGGGAAGCTAAGCATAGTAGCTGCAGGGACAAAAGTAAAGTTATCACCAGGAGAAAGTATAACCATTACCCCGTATCTGTATCATGATTTTCTTGTCCCAGCTACAGGTGGAAGCGTGTTGCTGGGGGAAGTATCCATGTGTAATGATGATGAAAATGACAATCGGTTTGCTGATGCGTCAGTAGGAAGGTTTCCGGAAATAGAAGAAGATGAATTGCCATACAGGCTGCTTTGCAACGAATATCCCATCTAG
- a CDS encoding MurR/RpiR family transcriptional regulator: MMLDKPVLDVIKDNYGKIFSAEKKVADYVLEHPQEAVDANVSELAKASGVSDATVVRMCHHLGYKGYYQFRLMLAKDVGREEGEEIEELQNTPNPVMKIFQKYVNSLTAVAESINEEDMKSCVNLIKSCKQAHILAVGNTTPLALYMGFRLGRLGVKCTNDISPEYFLNHVNLADKEDIIIAISQSGSSRQVIQGMELAKEKGLKMMAITGYRQSPISELADYVLISNGRKESFDYYKNYAHLKETALIDALLELLTNWKKIEETDADKPEVILSEYKY, translated from the coding sequence ATGATGCTAGACAAACCTGTACTAGATGTGATCAAGGATAATTATGGGAAAATTTTCTCGGCAGAGAAGAAAGTAGCAGATTATGTTCTGGAACACCCGCAGGAAGCAGTAGATGCAAATGTTTCTGAATTGGCAAAGGCTAGCGGAGTGAGTGATGCAACGGTTGTGCGTATGTGTCATCATTTGGGGTATAAGGGATATTATCAGTTTCGTTTGATGCTGGCTAAAGATGTTGGAAGAGAGGAAGGAGAAGAAATTGAAGAGCTACAGAATACTCCCAATCCAGTAATGAAAATTTTCCAAAAGTATGTGAATTCATTAACAGCGGTAGCAGAAAGTATTAACGAAGAAGATATGAAGTCCTGCGTGAACCTGATAAAGTCATGTAAACAGGCTCATATTTTAGCGGTAGGAAATACAACCCCGCTTGCACTTTATATGGGCTTCCGGTTAGGGAGACTGGGTGTGAAATGTACCAATGATATCTCACCGGAATATTTTTTAAATCATGTGAATCTTGCTGATAAAGAAGATATTATTATAGCAATTTCTCAATCTGGAAGTTCCAGACAAGTGATACAGGGGATGGAATTGGCCAAAGAGAAAGGCCTTAAGATGATGGCCATCACCGGATACCGGCAATCGCCCATATCGGAATTGGCTGATTATGTATTGATCTCAAACGGAAGAAAGGAATCCTTTGATTATTATAAAAATTATGCCCATCTAAAGGAGACTGCATTAATTGATGCTTTGTTGGAGCTGTTAACAAACTGGAAAAAGATTGAGGAAACGGATGCCGATAAACCAGAGGTTATTTTATCTGAATATAAGTATTAA
- a CDS encoding ACT domain-containing protein has protein sequence MEEKSKYFVVKQKAVPEVLLKVVEAKKLLESERVITVQEATDRVGISRSSFYKYKDDIFPFYDNTKGKTITLVMQMDDEPGLLSDLLHVVAVYRANILTIHQSIPVNGVATLTLSVEVLETTGNVSKMVEEIEEKNGVHYVKILARE, from the coding sequence ATGGAAGAAAAGAGTAAATATTTTGTGGTAAAGCAAAAGGCTGTACCTGAAGTATTGCTGAAAGTAGTTGAAGCAAAAAAGCTGTTGGAATCGGAGCGCGTTATTACCGTACAGGAGGCAACTGACCGGGTCGGGATCAGCCGCAGCTCTTTTTATAAGTATAAGGATGATATCTTTCCTTTTTATGATAATACGAAAGGGAAGACCATTACACTTGTGATGCAGATGGATGACGAACCAGGCTTGCTGTCCGATCTGCTTCATGTGGTTGCTGTGTACCGCGCCAATATCCTAACCATACACCAGAGCATTCCGGTCAATGGAGTTGCCACCTTGACATTAAGCGTGGAAGTTCTTGAGACCACCGGCAATGTTTCAAAAATGGTGGAGGAAATAGAAGAAAAAAATGGAGTCCACTACGTTAAAATTTTAGCCAGGGAGTAG
- the prfB gene encoding peptide chain release factor 2 (programmed frameshift) yields the protein MVELDQYKYELSTFEKPLVEVRDSLDLDNKLKRIDELDKSMEEPGFWEDPEKSAKIVQLAKNLKDTVQSYKDLEQQYEDIGVMIEMGNEENDPSLVPEVEEMLNHFKEKLENMRINTLLSGEYDSDNAILKLNAGAGGTESCDWCGMLYRMFCRWAEKKGFSLEVLDYLDGEEAGIKSVTVQINGPNAFGYLKSEKGVHRLVRISPFNAAGKRQTSFVSCDVMPDIEEDLDVEINDEDLRIDTYRSSGAGGQHINKTSSAIRITHLPTGIVVQCQNERSQFQNKDKAMQMLKAKLYMLKQQENAEKLSGIRGDVTEIGWGNQIRSYVLQPYTMVKDHRTNAETGNVGSVLDGSLDQFMYAYLRWLSTGAKSGESSAE from the exons GTGGTAGAGTTAGACCAGTACAAATACGAATTATCAACGTTTGAAAAACCATTAGTGGAAGTGAGGGATTCACTT GACTTAGATAATAAGTTAAAGAGAATCGATGAGCTGGACAAATCCATGGAGGAACCTGGCTTTTGGGAGGATCCTGAAAAGTCGGCAAAGATTGTACAGCTTGCAAAGAATTTAAAAGATACCGTTCAGTCCTATAAGGACTTAGAGCAGCAGTATGAAGACATTGGCGTAATGATCGAAATGGGAAATGAGGAGAATGATCCCTCCCTGGTTCCGGAAGTGGAAGAGATGTTAAACCATTTTAAAGAAAAACTGGAGAACATGCGCATCAACACTCTGCTGTCCGGAGAGTACGACAGCGACAATGCCATTTTAAAGCTTAACGCAGGCGCAGGAGGAACCGAATCCTGTGACTGGTGCGGCATGCTTTACCGCATGTTCTGCCGGTGGGCGGAGAAAAAAGGCTTTTCCTTAGAAGTCCTGGATTACCTTGACGGGGAAGAAGCGGGCATTAAATCCGTTACGGTTCAGATCAACGGGCCCAATGCCTTTGGGTATTTGAAATCGGAGAAGGGAGTTCACCGCCTGGTGCGCATCTCTCCGTTTAATGCTGCAGGCAAACGCCAGACCTCCTTTGTATCCTGTGATGTTATGCCAGATATTGAAGAGGACCTGGATGTGGAGATCAACGATGAGGACCTTCGCATCGATACCTACCGCTCCAGCGGTGCGGGAGGACAGCATATCAACAAAACTTCCTCAGCTATCCGCATCACTCACCTTCCTACCGGAATTGTGGTCCAGTGCCAGAATGAACGTTCCCAGTTCCAGAACAAGGACAAAGCCATGCAGATGTTAAAGGCAAAGCTTTATATGCTGAAGCAGCAGGAAAATGCGGAGAAATTATCCGGAATCCGGGGCGATGTGACAGAGATTGGCTGGGGAAACCAGATCCGTTCCTATGTCCTTCAACCTTATACCATGGTCAAGGATCACAGGACCAATGCAGAAACCGGTAATGTAGGAAGCGTTCTGGACGGCTCTTTGGATCAGTTCATGTACGCCTATTTGCGCTGGCTGAGTACTGGGGCGAAGTCCGGGGAAAGCAGCGCTGAATAG
- the ymfI gene encoding elongation factor P 5-aminopentanone reductase encodes MARKTVLITGASRGIGKAIAFKFAKKGYNVVINCLHSEDRLAQVKKELEAYQVTCLSCMGDMGDMDQCQALFEQVRKQFGTLDVLVNNAGISYIGLLQDMSTDAWDRIVRTNLTSVFNCCKLAIPGMVEKKQGKIINISSVWGISGASCEVAYSATKGGINAFTKALAKELAPSNIQVNAVACGAIDTEMNQFLEEDELIDLIDGIPAGRLGKAEEVADLVYHLGYKNSYLTGQVIGLDGGWL; translated from the coding sequence ATGGCTAGAAAAACAGTACTCATCACCGGAGCTTCCCGGGGGATCGGAAAAGCTATTGCTTTTAAATTTGCAAAAAAAGGATACAACGTGGTCATCAACTGCCTCCACAGCGAAGACCGTCTTGCGCAGGTTAAAAAGGAGCTGGAAGCTTATCAGGTAACTTGTCTTTCCTGCATGGGGGACATGGGAGACATGGACCAGTGCCAGGCTCTCTTTGAACAGGTGCGCAAGCAGTTTGGCACACTGGATGTCCTCGTTAACAACGCAGGCATCTCCTACATCGGGCTTTTACAGGATATGAGCACAGATGCCTGGGACCGGATTGTCCGCACCAACTTAACATCAGTATTTAACTGCTGTAAGCTGGCCATTCCCGGAATGGTTGAAAAAAAGCAAGGAAAGATCATTAACATCTCTTCTGTATGGGGAATATCAGGCGCCTCCTGCGAAGTCGCTTACTCCGCCACAAAGGGCGGCATCAATGCATTTACAAAGGCTCTGGCTAAGGAGCTGGCTCCAAGCAATATCCAGGTCAACGCTGTTGCCTGCGGCGCCATCGATACGGAAATGAATCAATTCCTGGAGGAAGATGAATTAATCGATCTCATCGATGGAATCCCGGCAGGGCGGCTGGGAAAAGCAGAGGAGGTAGCCGATCTGGTATACCACCTGGGCTATAAAAATTCTTATCTGACCGGACAGGTCATCGGCCTTGACGGAGGCTGGCTTTAA
- the trxB gene encoding thioredoxin-disulfide reductase, translating to MNEIYDVVIIGSGPAGLSAAVYGKRAELKMVVIEKEMASGGQVLNTYEVDNYPGLPGINGFDLGMKFREHAEKLGAEFSTDEVLRIEASDGKFTVVGEERTYATKTVIISTGAQHRKLSVIGEEELTGMGVSYCATCDGAFFRNKVAAVVGGGDVAIEDAIFLARMCKKVYLIHRRNKLRGAKTLQTQLFNQKNVEIIWDTVVEEIEGGDQVESLTIKNAKSEESKKLAVDGVFIAVGINPQSEAFNNLVEMDHGYIKAGEDCETNVPGIFAAGDVRTKQLRQVSTAVSDGANAITSVERYLTRI from the coding sequence ATGAATGAGATTTATGATGTGGTGATCATCGGGTCCGGGCCCGCAGGGCTTTCGGCCGCGGTTTATGGTAAAAGGGCTGAACTTAAGATGGTAGTGATTGAAAAAGAGATGGCAAGCGGCGGCCAGGTCCTTAATACTTATGAAGTGGATAATTACCCGGGGCTGCCTGGAATTAACGGCTTTGATCTTGGAATGAAGTTCCGGGAACACGCAGAGAAGCTGGGGGCAGAGTTTTCCACAGACGAGGTCCTTCGGATCGAAGCGTCTGACGGGAAATTTACCGTAGTAGGAGAAGAGAGAACCTATGCGACAAAGACAGTCATCATCTCTACCGGAGCCCAGCACCGGAAGTTAAGCGTGATCGGGGAAGAGGAGTTAACAGGCATGGGAGTTTCCTACTGTGCGACCTGTGACGGTGCGTTTTTCCGTAACAAGGTGGCAGCAGTAGTGGGCGGCGGCGATGTTGCCATTGAAGATGCCATTTTCCTGGCCAGAATGTGTAAAAAGGTATACTTAATTCATAGGAGAAATAAGCTGAGGGGGGCAAAGACTTTGCAGACCCAGCTGTTTAACCAAAAAAATGTGGAGATCATCTGGGATACCGTGGTAGAGGAGATCGAAGGCGGAGATCAGGTGGAATCCCTGACCATAAAGAATGCCAAATCCGAGGAATCGAAAAAGCTTGCGGTAGACGGAGTGTTCATCGCAGTAGGAATCAATCCGCAAAGCGAAGCGTTTAACAACCTGGTGGAGATGGATCACGGCTATATAAAGGCCGGTGAAGACTGTGAAACCAATGTTCCCGGAATCTTTGCAGCCGGCGATGTGCGAACCAAACAGCTTCGGCAGGTTTCTACAGCTGTTTCGGATGGGGCAAATGCCATTACCAGTGTCGAGCGGTATCTGACACGAATCTGA
- the secA gene encoding preprotein translocase subunit SecA, producing MNFVQKIFGTHSERELKLIEPIVDKIEALRPTMVALTDEELRNNTRLFKERLSSGETLDDILPEAFATVREAARRVLNMEHFRVQLIGGLVLHQGRISEMKTGEGKTLVSTCPAYLNALAGNGVQIVTVNDYLAKRDAEWMGRVHEFLGLTVGVVLNSMNSDERREAYNCDITYVTNNELGFDYLRDNMAIYKEQMVLRNLDFCIIDEVDSVLIDEARTPLIISGQSGKSTKLYEVCDILARQLERGEASAEFSKMAAIMGEEITETGDFVVDEKDKVVNLTEQGVEKVEQFFHIENLSDPQNLEIQHNIILALRANYLMFRDKDYVVKDDEVLIVDEFTGRIMPGRRYSDGLHQAIEAKEHVNVRRESKTLATITFQNFFNKYNKKAGMTGTALTEEKEFRNTYGMDAISIPTNRPIARIDQEDAVYKTKKEKFEAVCNEVEIAYEKGQPVLVGTITIETSEMLSNMLRRRGIPHKVLNAKYHELEAEIVADAGVHKAVTIATNMAGRGTDIKLDDESKAAGGLKIIGTERHESRRIDNQLRGRSGRQGDPGESRFYISLEDDLMRLFGSERLVGMFNALGVPEGEQIEHKMLSNAIEKAQMKIETNNYGIRENLLKYDEVMNEQREVIYAERRKVLDGDNMRDFVLKMVTDIVENAVDLSVSDDQAPEDWDLNELNTLLLPIIPLQPVTLPEDKKIKKNELKHMLKEEAIKLYESKEAEFPEGEQIREIERVILLKVIDNKWMSHIDDMDQLRQGIGLQAYGQRDPLVEYKMSGYQMFDEMAAAIREDTVRILFHIRVEQKVEREPAAKVTGTNKDESSPKAPVKKVEAKVYPNDPCPCGSGKKYKQCCGRKLV from the coding sequence ATGAACTTCGTTCAAAAAATATTTGGAACTCATAGTGAAAGAGAATTAAAATTAATAGAACCCATTGTGGATAAGATAGAAGCTTTGCGTCCGACCATGGTTGCACTTACGGATGAGGAGCTGAGAAACAACACAAGGCTCTTTAAGGAAAGACTTTCATCAGGCGAGACTCTGGATGATATTTTACCGGAAGCTTTTGCTACGGTGAGAGAGGCCGCACGAAGAGTTCTTAATATGGAGCATTTCCGTGTACAGCTCATCGGCGGACTCGTTCTTCATCAGGGACGTATTTCTGAGATGAAGACCGGTGAAGGTAAGACCCTGGTATCTACCTGCCCTGCTTATTTAAATGCACTGGCAGGCAATGGAGTCCAGATTGTTACGGTCAATGATTACCTGGCAAAACGAGATGCTGAGTGGATGGGAAGAGTCCATGAATTCCTGGGCCTGACCGTTGGGGTCGTGCTTAACTCCATGAATTCTGACGAAAGACGTGAAGCATACAACTGCGACATTACCTATGTAACCAACAATGAGCTTGGTTTTGATTATCTGAGAGATAACATGGCCATCTATAAGGAACAGATGGTTTTAAGAAATTTAGATTTCTGTATCATTGATGAGGTAGACTCTGTATTAATTGATGAGGCAAGAACACCTCTTATTATTTCCGGACAGAGCGGCAAGTCCACAAAGCTGTATGAGGTCTGTGATATTCTGGCCCGCCAGCTGGAACGAGGCGAGGCTTCCGCAGAATTCTCCAAGATGGCAGCCATCATGGGAGAGGAGATCACGGAAACCGGTGACTTCGTTGTGGATGAAAAGGACAAGGTTGTCAACTTAACAGAACAGGGTGTGGAAAAAGTAGAGCAGTTCTTCCACATCGAGAACTTATCCGATCCCCAGAACTTGGAGATTCAGCATAACATCATTCTGGCCCTTCGTGCCAATTATCTTATGTTCCGGGATAAGGATTATGTAGTAAAGGATGACGAGGTCCTGATTGTTGATGAGTTTACCGGACGTATTATGCCTGGCAGACGTTATTCTGACGGACTCCATCAGGCGATAGAAGCCAAGGAGCACGTAAATGTGCGCAGAGAGAGCAAGACTCTTGCCACTATCACCTTCCAGAACTTCTTTAATAAGTACAATAAAAAAGCCGGTATGACCGGTACCGCCCTTACAGAAGAGAAGGAATTCCGTAATACCTACGGCATGGATGCCATTTCTATCCCAACCAACCGCCCGATTGCACGTATTGATCAGGAGGATGCCGTTTATAAAACGAAGAAAGAGAAATTTGAAGCGGTGTGCAATGAAGTGGAGATTGCTTACGAGAAGGGACAGCCTGTCCTGGTAGGTACCATTACCATTGAAACCTCTGAAATGTTAAGCAATATGTTACGGCGCCGGGGAATTCCTCATAAGGTGCTGAATGCAAAATATCATGAGCTGGAAGCTGAGATCGTAGCAGATGCAGGTGTGCATAAGGCTGTAACCATAGCCACCAACATGGCGGGCCGTGGTACGGATATTAAGCTTGATGACGAGTCAAAGGCAGCAGGCGGTTTAAAGATCATCGGTACAGAGCGTCATGAATCCCGCCGTATTGATAACCAGCTGCGCGGCCGTTCCGGACGTCAGGGTGACCCGGGAGAATCCAGATTCTATATTTCCCTTGAAGATGACTTAATGCGTCTGTTTGGTTCCGAACGTCTGGTAGGCATGTTCAATGCTCTTGGCGTGCCGGAAGGAGAGCAGATCGAGCATAAGATGCTCTCTAATGCCATTGAAAAGGCCCAGATGAAGATCGAGACAAATAACTACGGCATCCGTGAGAACCTTTTAAAATATGATGAGGTCATGAACGAACAGCGTGAAGTGATCTATGCAGAGAGAAGGAAGGTTCTTGATGGAGACAATATGCGTGATTTCGTCTTAAAGATGGTGACGGATATTGTAGAGAATGCGGTTGATCTTTCTGTCAGCGATGACCAGGCACCGGAAGATTGGGATTTAAATGAGCTTAACACCCTTCTTCTCCCTATCATCCCTCTTCAGCCGGTTACTCTTCCGGAAGATAAGAAGATTAAGAAGAATGAACTGAAACATATGCTGAAGGAAGAAGCCATTAAGCTTTATGAATCCAAGGAAGCAGAATTCCCGGAGGGAGAACAGATTCGTGAAATCGAGCGTGTGATTCTCTTAAAGGTGATTGATAATAAATGGATGTCCCATATTGATGATATGGATCAGCTGCGCCAGGGCATCGGCCTGCAGGCTTACGGACAGAGAGATCCGCTGGTAGAATACAAGATGAGCGGATATCAGATGTTTGATGAGATGGCTGCGGCTATCCGTGAGGATACCGTAAGAATCTTATTCCATATCCGCGTGGAGCAGAAGGTTGAGAGAGAACCGGCTGCTAAGGTGACAGGAACCAATAAGGATGAAAGCTCCCCGAAAGCACCGGTAAAGAAGGTGGAAGCTAAGGTTTATCCGAATGATCCATGTCCATGCGGATCCGGTAAGAAATACAAGCAGTGCTGCGGACGTAAATTAGTATAG
- a CDS encoding homoserine dehydrogenase translates to MRHIAVMGYGTIGSGVVEVLERNKEIIAKRVGDEVDVKYVLDLREFPGDPAEDKIVHDFSVIEKDESVSMVVETMGGLNPAYPFVKACLKAGKHVATSNKALVAAYGTELLEIAKEHHVNFFFEASVGGGIPVIRPLYTSLAGEVVEEITGILNGTTNFILTKMNKAGETFETALREAQDLGYAERNPEADVDGHDTCRKIAILTAMATGHEVNYEHIYTEGITKITDVDFRYADAMGTSVKLFGSSRIQDGTVHAFVAPVMIGKDHPLYSVNDVYNGILVKGNMLGTSMFYGCGAGKLPTASAVVADIIEALNNQGQHVEMGWDRENLTISSMSSSSFRYFVRIKGIADKRVKEVEAVFGKVDVVELDHMDEFAVLTETMTEEEYEIKAKKLPGIRQRIRAELVTV, encoded by the coding sequence ATGAGACATATTGCAGTTATGGGCTATGGCACCATTGGATCAGGTGTGGTAGAGGTTTTGGAAAGAAACAAAGAGATAATTGCCAAAAGGGTAGGCGATGAAGTAGATGTAAAGTATGTCCTGGATTTAAGGGAATTTCCGGGAGATCCTGCAGAAGATAAGATCGTTCATGACTTTTCCGTCATTGAAAAGGATGAGTCAGTGTCCATGGTGGTTGAGACCATGGGAGGACTAAATCCTGCTTATCCCTTTGTGAAGGCGTGTTTAAAGGCAGGCAAGCATGTGGCCACCTCCAATAAGGCTCTGGTGGCGGCATACGGCACGGAACTTTTGGAAATTGCAAAAGAGCATCATGTGAATTTTTTCTTCGAGGCAAGTGTAGGCGGTGGTATTCCTGTCATACGCCCTCTGTATACTTCCCTTGCAGGTGAGGTGGTTGAAGAGATCACCGGTATTTTAAATGGAACCACCAACTTTATTCTGACAAAAATGAACAAAGCAGGCGAAACCTTTGAAACGGCCTTACGAGAGGCTCAGGACCTTGGTTACGCGGAACGGAATCCGGAAGCCGATGTGGACGGGCACGATACCTGTCGAAAGATTGCCATCTTGACGGCAATGGCAACGGGACACGAGGTTAATTACGAGCATATTTATACAGAAGGGATAACAAAAATAACGGATGTGGATTTCCGCTATGCCGATGCTATGGGAACCTCTGTAAAGCTGTTTGGCTCCAGCAGGATCCAGGACGGAACTGTCCATGCATTTGTAGCCCCGGTCATGATTGGAAAAGATCATCCGTTATATTCCGTAAATGATGTTTATAACGGCATTCTGGTAAAAGGAAACATGTTGGGCACGTCCATGTTTTATGGTTGCGGGGCCGGTAAGCTTCCAACAGCAAGCGCTGTGGTAGCGGATATTATTGAAGCCCTGAATAATCAAGGCCAACATGTGGAAATGGGCTGGGATAGGGAAAATCTTACCATTTCTTCCATGAGCAGCAGCTCCTTCCGCTATTTTGTGAGGATCAAAGGAATTGCTGATAAACGTGTGAAAGAAGTGGAGGCAGTATTCGGCAAGGTGGATGTGGTGGAACTGGACCATATGGACGAATTTGCCGTCCTTACGGAAACTATGACCGAAGAAGAATACGAAATAAAAGCGAAAAAGCTGCCGGGAATCAGGCAGCGCATCCGCGCAGAATTAGTAACGGTGTAA